In Ostrinia nubilalis chromosome 26, ilOstNubi1.1, whole genome shotgun sequence, one genomic interval encodes:
- the LOC135084669 gene encoding Golgi pH regulator produces the protein MTLLEDTLIILISQTFFFVGGWIFFVKQLFRDYEVHHTMVQLIFSVTFALSCTMFELIIFEIIGYLDSSSRYFHWNLGLYSLLFMVIALIPFYIAYFCISNVRFVSQNMIRPLTMFVWFIYLYFFWKIGDPFPILSPKQGIFSIEQGVSRIGIIGVTVMALLSGFGAVNYPYTSMAIFIRPVTQSDVLSIEKKLLQTMDMILVKKKRIALAEANSVGGRQNYSMMDQLNVKNKGGFWTNILSSVGSIANPLGQGTENINQLRQEIAGLEELSRQLFLEAHDARTMREKIEWSHTFQGKYFNCLGYFFSLYCIWKIFISTINIVFDRVGKKDPVTRGLELVVHWLGLRIHVAFWSQQLSFALVGCILLTSIRGLLLTLTKFFNKISSSKSSNIIVLILAQIMGMYFCSSVLLMRMNMPPEYRIIITQVLGDLQFNFYHRWFDVIFLVSALTSIFTLYLAHKQPSVS, from the exons atgacTCTTTTAGAAGATACTTTGATCATTCTGATATCCCAG ACGTTTTTCTTCGTCGGCGGCTGGATATTTTTCGTGAAGCAGTTATTTCGCGACTATGAAGTCCACCACACGATGGTGCAGCTCATATTCTCAGTCACATTCGCCCTCAGTTGCACTATGTTTGagctaattatttttgaaatcattGGTTACTTGGATTCAAG CTCGAGATACTTCCATTGGAACCTGGGACTTTACTCACTGCTCTTTATGGTTATAGCACTAATACCTTTTTATATCGCATATTTTTGCATTAGCAATGTCAGATTTG TCTCCCAAAATATGATAAGACCACTAACAATGTTTGTGTGGTTCATCTATTTGTATTTCTTCTGGAAAATAGGAGACCCATTTCCTATTTTGAGTCCTAAACAG GGAATATTCTCCATAGAGCAGGGAGTGTCTCGGATTGGAATCATTGGAGTGACCGTCATGGCTCTGCTCTCTGGTTTTGGTGCTGTCAACTATCCGTACACATCTATGGCTATTTTCATAAg ACCCGTCACCCAATCCGACGTATTGTCAATAGAGAAGAAACTCCTCCAAACAATGGACATGATTTTGGTGAAGAAGAAAAGGATAGCACTAGCCGAAGCGAACAGTGTGGGAGGGAGACAGAATTACAGCATGATGGACCAGTTGAACGTGAAGAATAAGGGTGGTTTCTGGACGAATATACTGTCAAGTGTTGGAAGTATAGCGAATCCTTTAGGACAGGGCACAGAAA ACATAAACCAGCTCCGGCAAGAGATAGCCGGCCTAGAGGAACTAAGCCGACAGTTGTTCTTAGAAGCTCACGACGCCCGCACTATGCGCGAGAAAATCGAATGGTCTCACACCTTCCAGGGGAAGTATTTCAACTGCCTCGGGTATTTCTTCTCGCTGTACTGCATATGGAAGATATTTATT TCAACAATTAACATAGTGTTCGACCGCGTCGGCAAGAAGGACCCAGTCACTCGCGGGCTTGAGCTCGTGGTGCACTGGCTCGGGCTGCGCATCCACGTGGCTTTCTGGTCGCAGCAGCTGTCCTTCGCATTGGTTGGATGTATTCTACTTACTAGCATACGGGGGCTACTGCTCACGCTCACCAAG TTCTTCAACAAGATCTCCTCATCAAAATCATCGAACATCATCGTTCTTATCTTGGCCCAAATAATGGGCATGTACTTCTGTTCGTCAGTACTATTGATGCGGATGAATATGCCTCCAGAATACCGGATCATCATCACCCAGGTGTTAGGAGATCTGCAGTTTAACTTCTACCATAGATGGTTCGACGTTATATTCTTAGTTAGTGCCTTGACGAGTATATTTACGCTGTATTTGGCACATAAACAGCCTTCGGTGAGTTAG